TCGGGGTGGTGCCGGCGGTACGCAAGGTGCTCAAAAAAACCGGCATGAGCGTCAAGGATTTGGACATCATCGAACTCAACGAGGCCTTCGCCGCCCAGGCCATTGGCTGCATGCGTGAGCTGGGGATCGCGACGGACTTCCCCAACCAGCTGGGCAGCGGCATCTCCCTGGGGCACCCCATCGGGTGCACCGGCGCCCGCCAGATGGTCACCGCCATGAACCATCTCAAACGAAGCGGTAAAAACAGCGCCCTGATCACCATGTGCATCGGCGGCGGCATGGGCATGGCGATGGTGATTGAAAGATGATCCCAAGCGGCGTTTTTTCTTTACTTTATAGGTGCTTATTGCTATAAATAAAAAATTGTGGAAGCGTCTTGGGCGCCTCCACCGGCAAAAAAGGACCTGCGGCAGCCCAAAGGAGTCAAGCGATAATGGATATTTCGAGAAGATTGGCCATTTTGGTGGTTTTTGGCGTTCCGGTGATCGTCGGCGGCGGGATCGTTTTTGCCCTCTTCGGCGATTTGAAACCGGTGTTGATTTACCAGGTGCTTTTGCTGCTGGTCGCCGGTGCGTTGGTCAGCAGATAATCCCCCTGTCCGGTGAGGGGTGCGGTAAAAACAAGGGTGCATCGCCCGTCAGCCGGCCTTCGGTTTGCCCACCAACCTCAACCTCAGCCGCGGCCCCGAACCTTTAGAATTTCTTGATTGATCAGACCCGCGCCGCCGCCGGCAGTATTTCCGGCGGCGGCGCGGCGGCGTATCAATTGTGCTGCCCGTTGCCCTGGTTTCGTCTGCAAACCGGTGCGGCGGCGGCCATGCTCCGGCGCCTTTGGCGGTTTTTCCGAAGCGGTTGGCGGGAAAGAGCAGTCAGATGGACAACAGCCGTCTTCGCTACACGATTCTGGCGTTTTTCCTGGTTCTGTTCGTGGTCTCCATCTTGCTGCTGGGCTGGTTGATGCGGCCGTTTCTGTCGATCATCATTCTGGCCGCGGTGGTGAGCAGCGCCTTTCACCCGCTCTATGAACTTTTGATTCGGCCCTGGGGGATCCCCCCCCGGCTGGCCTCGCTGTTTACCTGCGGCGTTATTTTTTTCATTCTGTTTCTCCCGATTATTTTTCTGGTGGGGGTGCTGGCCAGCGAGGCCAACGATCTTTACCACAAGGCTCTCGGCGCCGTGCTGGGCGGGGAGATCCGGCAGCTGCTGGAGGGCAGCCGGATGTTGGAGCAGATCAACGCGTTTCTGGCGCCTTTCCATTTCCAGGTGACCGGCGAGACCCTCAATGCCGCTTTGACGGAGCTTGGCAAGGAGGTCGGCCTGTTTCTTTACAAACAGGCCAATGCGATTGCCGCCAATACGCTGAGCTTTCTGTTTAACTTCTTCATGATGCTGCTGGTCAGCTTTTTCCTGTTGATCGACGGCGAGCGGCTGGTGGCCTTTATCGAGGACCTCTCGCCGCTGCCCCAGCGCCAGGATCACATGCTGGTGCAGAAATTCCGCGACATGGCCGGGGCCATCCTGATCGGCAATGGCATCTGCGGCCTGATCCAGGGTGTTCTCGGCGGGGCCCTGTTCGCCCTCTGCGGCTTGAGTTCGCCCATTCTCTGGGGGGTGATTATGGCCATCCTGGCCTTTTTACCCATCGTAGGGATCGGGGTGGTGCTGGTGCCGACGTCGGTATTTTTGCTGATGAAGGGGCGGATTGCAGCCGGCATTTTCTTTCTGGTTTTTTACGTCGTGGTTTCCTGCGGCATCGAGTATTTCTTCAAGCCCAAACTGGTCGGTTCGCGGGTGCGGATGCACACCTTGCTGGTGTTCTTGGCCATTTTGGGGGGGATGAAGCTCTTTGGCATTCTGGGCATCATCTACGGCCCCCTGGTGGTGACGGCGTTTCTGACCCTGACGGAAATTTACCGGGTCAACTACCAGGCGCTGATCGCCCCCAGCGGCAAGGAGCCCTGATCGCCGACCGGCCCCGAACCAACCCGATTTTTCCCGGGCGGGCATATCTTTCCCGCTTTCTCGGGCAGCGCCAGCGGTCTGGGCTTTAAATTTTTATACCCGCCGCGAAGGCCGCCCCAACAGTCAGGACTGAACCCACATGCAGACAGAATTCTACCCTGAGATCAGCATCGAGAAGGAAATGCGCAAGTCCTATCTCGATTATGCCATGAGCGTTATCATCGGCCGGGCCCTGCCCGACGTGCGCGACGGGCTCAAGCCGGTTCACCGGCGGGTGCTCTTCGCTATGAGCGAGCTCAGCAACGACTGGAACAAACCCTACAAGAAATCGGCGCGCATCGTCGGCGATGTCATCGGCAAGTACCATCCCCACGGCGACTCGGCCGTATACGACACGATCGTGCGGATGGCCCAGGACTTTTCGCTGCGCTACCCGATGGTCGACGGCCAGGGAAACTTCGGCTCCATCGACGGCGACCCGGCGGCAGCCATGCGCTACACCGAAATCCGCATGACGCGCCTGGCGCATCAGATGCTGGCCGATCTGGACAAGGAAACCGTTGACTGGGTCCCCAACTACGACGAGTCCCTCAGCGAGCCGGCCGTCATGCCGGCCAAAATACCCTCGCTGCTGATCAACGGCTCTTCGGGCATCGCAGTCGGCATGGCCACCAACATCCCGCCCCACAATATCACCGAGGCCGTCGACGCCATCAACGCCCTGATCGACTCCCCCGAGCTCAGCTCGGAGGAATTGATGGCCTTTATCCCCGGGCCGGATTTCCCCACTGCCGGGATCATATACGGCACCCAGGGAATCCGCGAGGCCTACCAGACCGGGCGGGGGATCATCCGGGTGCGGGCGCGCGCCTGCGTCGAGGAGGAGGACAAAAGCGGGCGCGAGAGCATCATCGTCACCGAACTGCCCTATCAGGTCAACAAGGCCCGGCTGATCGAAAAGATCGCCGAACTCGTCAAGAACAAGCAGATCGAGGGTGTCAGCTTCGTGCGCGACGAGTCCGACCGTCAGGGCATGCGGATTGCCATCGGGGTCAAGCGCGAGGCCATGGGCGGCGTCGTCCTCAACCAGCTCTACAAGCACACCCAGATGTCCACCAGCTTCGGGATCATCTTTCTGGCCGTGGTCGACGGCCGCCCGGAGCTGCTGTCGCTGCGCGAAATCCTGGACCACTTCATCGACCACCGCAAACAGATTATCGTCCGGCGCACCCGCTTCGACCTGAAAAAGGCCGAGGCCCGGGCCCACATTCTCGAAGGTCTCAAGACCGCGCTGGACAACCTCGACGCGGTGGTCGGCATGATTCGCCAGTCCAGCTCACCGGTCGAAGCCAAAAGCCGCCTGATGGCGGCCTTCAGTCTGACCGACATCCAGGCCCAGGCCATTTTGGACATGCGCCTGCAACGGCTGACGGGGCTGGAGCGCGATAAAATCGTCGAGGAGTACGAAACCGTGCTCAAGGACATCGCGCGCTTCCGCGAAATCCTGGGCAGCGAGCGCCTCGTGCTGGACATCATCCAGGAGGAACTGCGCGAGATCAAGGCCGAGTTCGGCGACGGGCGCCGCACCGAAATCGTCGAAGCCGCCCCGGACATCAGCATCGAGGATATGATCGCCGAGGAGGACATGGTGGTCACCATCTCCAACAGCGGCTACATCAAACGCAACCCGCTGAGCCTCTACCAGAGCCAGCGGCGCGGCGGCCGGGGCAAGACCGCCATGGGGACCAAGGAGGAGGATTTCGTCGAACACCTGTTCGTGGCCTCCACCCACCATTTTCTGCTCTTTTTCACCAACCGCGGCAAGGTTTACTGGATCAAGGTCTACGATCTGCCCCTGTCCGGTCGCCAAAGCCGGGGTAAGGCGATCGTCAACCTGCTGGATTTCGAGGAGGGTGAGAACCTCACCACCGTGCTGGCGGTGCCGGCTTTTGAACCCGGGCATCATGTCCTGATGGCCACCAAAAACGGGGTTATCAAAAAGACCGACCTCATGGCCTTCAGCCGTCCGCGGGCCGGCGGGATCATCGCCGTGGACCTGATGGAGGGCGACGAACTGATCGCGGCCCGGATCACCGACGGCACCCGCAACGTTTTTCTGGGCTCGGCCATGGGTCAGTCGATTCGCTTTCTGGAATCCGAGGTGCGCCCCACCGGTCGGACCGCCCGCGGGGTGCGTGGCATGAGCCTCGCGCCGGGGGACCGCATCGTCAGCATGGAGGTGCTCAGCCACGGACAGACGCTGTTTACGGCCACCGAAAACGGCTTCGGCAAGCGGACCTTGATCGACGAATACCCGATTCAAAAACGGGGCGGCAAAGGGGTCATCACCATCAAGACAACCGAGCGCAACGGCCTCGTGGTCGCCATCCACCTGGTGGCGGAAGACGATGAGGTGATGCTGATCACCGACCGCGGCAAGATCATCCGGATTCCCGTCAACGGCATCTCGGTCATCAGCCGCAACACCCAGGGGGTCACCCTCATGGGCATGGAGCCCGATGAGCGCATCGTCAGCACCGCCAGACTGGCGGAGAAGGAAGTAGTGGAATGAAGCCAACATCAGACAGCGGCAGCCTGCGCATCGCCGTGATCGGGGCCGGCAGCTGGGGCACGGCGCTGGCCAACCTGCTGGCCGGCAAAGGCTACCAGGTGCAGCAGTGGGTGTTCGAGGCGGAGGTCAGGGACCAGATCCTCAACCACCGTGAAAACCAGGTCTTTTTGCCGGGTGTCACCCTCTCGGAGAACCTGACGCCTTCCAACGATCTGGGGGCGGTGGTGGCCGGGAAGGACCTGCTGCTGGTGGTCGTACCCTCCCATGTCATGCGGGCCGTCAGCCAGGATATGGCGGCCGCCATCAGCGGGACACCGGTGGTGGTGTCGGCCTCCAAGGGGATCGAGAACGTCACCCATCTCACCATGTCGGGGATCCTGCGCGAAACGCTGCCCATGATTCCCCAATCCCACCTGGCGGTTTTGTCGGGCCCCAGTTTTGCGCGCGAGGTGGCCCGCAACGTGCCCACCGCGGTGACCCTGGCCGCCAGCGACGACGGCGACGCGCGGCTGGTGCAGGCGGCCTTCGCCACCCCCTCCTTCCGAGTCTACACCAGCCAAGACCTGATCGGCGTTGAACTGGGCGGTGCGGTCAAGAACGTGATCGCGATCGCCGCCGGCATCATCGACGGCCTGGGGCTGGGCCTGAACACGCGCGCCGCCCTGATCACCCGCGGGCTTACCGAGATCCGCCGCCTGGGCCTGCGGCTGGGGGCCAATCCCCGCACCTTCACCGGCCTGGCCGGCGTCGGGGATCTGCTGCTGACCTGCACCGGCGACCTGTCGCGTAACCACACGGTGGGCAAGAAAATCGGCGAAGGGATGAAGCTCTCGCAGATCCTGGGTGAGATGCGGATGGTGGCCGAGGGGGTCAAAACGGCCAAGTCGGTCTACAACCTCTCCCGCAAACTGGGGGTCGAGATGCCCATTTCACACGAGATCTACCACATCCTCTACGACGATGAATCCCCCCGTAAGGCCCTTCAAAATTTGATGACCCGGGACCTGAAGCATGAACTGGATGACTTTTGACCCGGGGTGCCGAGTAAAAATGGGGACGATCTCCGCTACGCCGCAAAAGGCGGACGGGCACCGGCAGCGGTTGCGGGAGCGGTTTCTGGCGGCAGGGCTGGCCGGGTTTCACGACTACGAGGTGATCGAGCTGCTGCTCACCCTGGCGACCCCCCGCAGGGACTGCAAGACGTCCGCCAAGGCGGCCCTGGCGCGCTTTAAAACCCTGCAGGGGGTGCTGGAAGCATCCCCTGCGGAGCTGACCCAGGTGGCGGGCATCGGGCCGCGCAACGCCCTGGGCATCCGCCTGGTGAAAGCGGTGGCCGAACGCTACCTCGAAAGCAAGGTTTTGAAAGGCGACCCGCTCAGCAACTCGCGGGCGCTTTTCGACTATCTCTACGGCAGCCTGCGCGACCGCACGCGGGAATGCTTCAAGGTGCTCTACCTGGATGTCCGCAACCGCGTGCTGGCCAGCGAAGACCTTTTCGAGGGGACGCTGACCGCCAGTTCGGTCTACCCCCGCGAGGTGGTGCGGGCCGCCCTGACGCATCATGCCGCGGCGCTGATTTTCGCCCACAACCACCCCTCCGGAGACCCGGCCCCGTCGACCCAGGACGTGGCCCTCACGCGCCAGCTGGTCTTCGCCTGCCGGGTGATGGGGATCACGGTTCACGAGCATATCATCGTGGGCAACAACCGCTATTTCAGCTTTGCCGACAGCGGCCAGATCGCCCGCATGAACCGGGAATTCGAAGACCGGCACCCCTAAGGTCTCCGGCACCGCGTTACCCCAGCGAAAAGGACGCTCCATGGACCCCAAACCCAACCGCCACCCCCCCTGCTTCGGCGATTTAAAAACCGTTTTCCCCAAGGGGCCCGACGGCTTGCGCCACACGCCACGGCAATGTATGATCTGCGTTTTCAAAACCGAATGCCTGCGCAGCGCCATGGACGGCGCCGATGGGTTGGGGGTCCGGGAGGAATCGGTCGATCGGGCATACGCCGCCGGGATGATCGGTTTTTTTCAGCGCTGGTCGCGCAAAAAGGATCTGCGCCGCCGCCAGGCCGATGCCAAAAAGCCCGAGGGCCCAGATGGCGCCTGAAACGCCGCCCGCCGAAGTGAGACAGGTGGGAATGCCCGTCAAAAGGTTTTTGTCCCGCAAATATCTGCTGCCTATGCTGCTGCTGGGGATCGTTGCGGCGGCCGCCGCCTGGTATTTGGCCGGCCCGATCTGGGAGCTGCTGGGCGCGGGGGTTCGCTTTCTGGCCGACCGCGCGGCGGTTGAAGCCTATATCGCCTCCTTCGGACTCTGGGCGCCGCTGATCTTCATGGCCCTCCAGGTGCTGCAGGTGATTTTCGCACCGGTGCCCGGTGAAGCCACCGGATTTATCGGGGGCTATCTTTTCGGCACCGGGCTGGGGTTCCTCTATTCCAGCCTCGCTCTCACGGCGGGCTCAGGGATCAATTTCGCCATCGGGCGGTTTTTGGGCAGACGCTATGTCCGCAAGCTGATCCCGGCTGAAAGACTGGCCCAGTTTGACACCCTTCTCAAACGCCAGGGGCTCATCGTGGTGTTCTGCCTGTTTGTGCTGCCCGGCTTTCCCAAAGATTACCTCTGTCTTTTTCTGGGCCTCAGCACGCTGCCGTGGAAGGTGTTTCTGATCCTGGCGGCCATCGGGCGGATGCCGGGGACCTTGCTGCTCAGCCTACAGGGTGCCGCAATTTACGAGCGCATGTACGGGGTGTTCGGCCTGGTCTTGGTGGGCTCTCTGCTGGCGGGGCTGTTGGCCTACCGCTTCCGGGAGGCGATCTATCGCTGGGTGGAGCGCATGAACACCCATTGAGGCAGGGCTGGCGGCTTACGGCCGGGGAGTGAGCGGATTCCAGTTTCGGGGCCCGGGGCCGATAACGAAAATTGACACTGTGCAAAAAAATGAACGGGAAACGACTTCCCTAATACCGACCTTTCGGGACCTCAGACCATAACCATATCAGCCAAGATGAAGCGGTAAAAAGTCAAAACTCAGACGGTTTCGAAAAAAGCGCCAAGTTCAAGGCGCGCGAATCTCAGCGGCGTGAGGCGCACTAATGTACGCCGCAGCGACTTTGAGATGAAGCGCAACGCAGAAATTGGGCTTTTTGCGGAACCGTCAGCCAAGGAGGTTGGGGTGGCATACTGGAGTGTGCGGGAAGAACTGAGTCAGGCGAACCGCTTGCGGCGGTCTTACTATGAAATCCTGCGGGACGAACTGGACCAGTTCATGCTCCGATATGCACTGATCGATTCCTACAGCCGATTCTGCAGCCAGGGGGAGGACTACCCTTTCGTGGAAAAGCGCGAACTCAAGCCCCGGGCGCGCATCCCAGACATAGAATACGAATGCCAAAATACTTTCCTGGTGATCTTTGTGGAGGATGCCATTCCTCCGGTCAACAAAAAATACATCCGCTTCTTCGATGTCAACCGGACCACCAAGACCAATTTGCTGCAGTCCAAGAGCCTGCCCCTGCGAGACGATTTCGACCGCAATCAGAAATATCTGGATTCGGTCCATTTTTATGATTTCGTAAAAGTCCTCCTGCCGGTGGACTACGCCCTGCTGATCCAGCGCGACCCGAGCACCCGCATCCGCGACCGTTACTACCTGTCCCACTTCCATGTGCGCATCGACTGGCCCATCGCCGATGCCGCCGAGGACCTCGCCCGCAGTTTGCGCTATATCTCCAAGGACCTCTACGAAAAAGGGGACAAATACGCCGAGGACGTCCAAAAAAAATTCTTCGAATACTACGGCCTGCCGGTAATGGCCGGGGGGCGCCGGACCGCGGCCATCGTCGCGGCCCAGTACCTCAAGCGGATCCCCTGCATCAGCACGGTTTACGCCAGCAGCAGCGAATCGCGGGCGCTCCTCCGGATTTCCGAGCGGGGGACCTCCAAGGCGGTGCTGATGAAGCTCTCCGTCGACGACATGGCCCGAATCGCCGCCGAAAGCAAGATGGCCCTGCGGACTTTCAAGAAGAACTACCTGGTGGCGCACTGCGGCAAAAACGGCATCTGCCTTTTCCAAACCACTTACAGCTACACCAACCACGCCCGCCGGCCGGATGACGGCAAGCTGCGGGAAATCAAGTTCGACCTCAACTGGCTGTCCGTCGACGGGCAGCATATCCTGCCCAAACCGGGGGTCTGGAAATACCCCCCGCTGTCCATCAATATGATCTATTCCTGAAGAGGCTGGCGGCGATCCACGCCCGTGGCCGGCGCCGGTGGGGTTTTCAGAGGACCTTCATCATCGCGGTTTCGTCGCAATCGGGAAATTTGACGCAGGTGATGCAGCCGGACCATATCTTGAGGGGCAGTTCGGCGCGGTCGATGACCGTGAAGCCGAACTTGCGGAAGAAGCCCGGTTCGTAGGTCAGGGTGAACACCTTGCGGATATTGTAGGCCCGGGCTTCGGCGATGGCCGTTGCGGTCAGTTGGTGGCCGATGTGTCGGCCCACATGCTCGGCCCGGACGGCCAGGGATCGGATCTCGGCGAGATCCTCCCAGCAGAACTGCAGCGCGCAGCAGCCAAGGACCAGGCCGCTCTCGGGCGCCTCCCAGACGTAAAAATCCCGGACATGGTCGTAGAGCTCGCTCAGCGGGCGCGCCAGCAGTTTGCCCTGGCGCCCATACTCCTGCAGCAGGCCGTGGATGGCCTTGATGTCACTGATTTTGGCTTTGCGGATCATGGCCGGCTCTATAGCATGCGCTAAGGTCAAATCAAACTGGAAAAATAGCGGCGTCCCGTGCCCCTCCGGCGACCGCCGGCGGGGCTCACGGCCGGGGGGTTGTGCCTTTTTTGAAAAGCGCCCCCACCGCCGGGGATGGGGGCGGGCCTGCCGCACGGCCGCTGGCGGGGTCCATCAAGACCCGCGTCAGGCTCGGGGGGACGTCAAAGCCCGCTGTCGGCCGGCCAGCCAACGCCGTCCGCATGAAATCGGTCCAGATGGGCAGTGCGCTTCGGGCGCCGCTGGCCTCCGGGCCGATGGGACGCCGGTCGTCGCGGCCGACCCAGACCCCCGCGGCGATCTCCGGCGAGAAGCCCACAAACAGGGCATCGCGGTATTCGTCGGTGGTGCCGGTTTTGCCCGCCAGCGGGTGCCCCGGAACCTCGGCGCCACGGCCGGTGCCCTCCCGGATCACTGCGGTCAGCAGGTCGGTGGTGATGGCCGCGTCCTCGCGGGACATGGCGGCGCTTTTCTGGGGGCGGGCCCGCCAGATGACCCGGCCCACGCGATCCTGCACCTCCGCCAGGACGAAGGGCCGGATATGGTTACCCTGGCGGGCGAAGACGGCATAGGCCGCGGTCAACTCCGCCAGCGTCACCTCGCTGGCGCCTAAAGCCAGGGACAGGTTCGGCTGCAGCGGGGATTCGATCCCCAGGCGGTGGGCAAAGCGGACCACCGCCTGGGGGCCGACTTTCTCCAGCAGCCGAACCGCCGGAATGTTTTTGGACAGGGCCAGGGCCTTGCGCAGGGGGATCTCGCCCTCGAAGCCGGGGCTGAAATTGGCCGGCGCCCAGTCGCGGCCCTGGTCCGCCCCCCGAAACACCACCGGTGCGTCCAGCAGCGGCGAGGCCTGGGTAAACCCCTGCTCGATGGCGCAGGCAAAGAGCAGCGGCTTGAAGGCCGAGCCGGGCTGCCGCCGGGCCGCCGTGGCGCGGTTGAAGGGGCTGCGGGAAAAGTCGGCACCTCCCACCAGGGCTAGGATGCCGCCGGTGTGGATGTCCAGGCAGATCAAAGCTCCTTCCACCGGGGGCACCCCGTGAACTTGGCTTTGGGATCCATTGAGCGTCTCAAGTCCCCTGCCCAGGGTACTTTCGGCCGCGGCTTGCAGGCGGCTTGAGAGCGTCGTGACAACCCGCAGGCCTTCCCGGTAGAGACGCGCCGGGCCGACGGCGGCCTCCAATTCGGCCTTGACGGTCTCGATGAAATAAGGGGCCACGGGGGTTTCCCGGCGGCTGGCGGGGCTTGTTGCCAGGGGACTTGAAAGCGCCAGGTGGTAGCGCTCGGCGCTGATGGCGCCGTTATCGCGCATCTGCCGCAGAACGAGGTTTCGGCGCGCCAGGGCCAGGTCTGGATTGACCAGGGGGGAATAGCGCGACGGCGCCTTGGGCAGACCGGCGATCAGGGCGCATTCGGCGAGGTTCAGATCCGTCACCGGTTTGTCGAAATAGCGCCTGGCCGCGGCGGCAACGCCATAGGCGCCGCTGCCCAGATAGATCTGGTTGAGGTAAAGGGTCAGGATCTCGTCCTTGGTGTAGCGGCGTTCCAGCTGAAAGGCCAGAATGGCCTCCCGGAGTTTGCGCACCAGGGTCTTTTTGGGTGTCAGAAAAAGGGTTTTGGCGATCTGTTGGCTGATGGTGCTGGCCCCTTCGACGAAGGCGCCGGCGCGGATGTTCCTGGCGGCGGCGCGCAGGACCCCCTTAGGATCGACCCCGCTGTGGTGGTAGAAATTGCGGTCCTCGGTGGTCAGCAGCGCGGATATGAGGTCGGCCGGGATATCCGAGAGGGCTACCGGATCCCGGTTCTCCTGAAACAGTTCGGCCAGCGGGAGCCCGTCGGCGGAGTAGATCCGAGTAACCGCCGAGGGGCTGAAGCCCTCCAGGGAGCGAATTTGGGGAAGGTCGCGGGTCAGGGCCAGCAGCGCGCCGAAAAGCGCACCGCAGCCCAGGGCCAGAATCGCGCCGAGCACGGCTATCAGGCCGGTTTTGGAAAAGGGCAGCTTGAACATGGCCGGTCTTGGTGTTATGAAGCAGGTCGGCAGTCGCCGCGGGC
The Desulfobacteraceae bacterium DNA segment above includes these coding regions:
- the gyrA gene encoding DNA gyrase subunit A, which encodes MQTEFYPEISIEKEMRKSYLDYAMSVIIGRALPDVRDGLKPVHRRVLFAMSELSNDWNKPYKKSARIVGDVIGKYHPHGDSAVYDTIVRMAQDFSLRYPMVDGQGNFGSIDGDPAAAMRYTEIRMTRLAHQMLADLDKETVDWVPNYDESLSEPAVMPAKIPSLLINGSSGIAVGMATNIPPHNITEAVDAINALIDSPELSSEELMAFIPGPDFPTAGIIYGTQGIREAYQTGRGIIRVRARACVEEEDKSGRESIIVTELPYQVNKARLIEKIAELVKNKQIEGVSFVRDESDRQGMRIAIGVKREAMGGVVLNQLYKHTQMSTSFGIIFLAVVDGRPELLSLREILDHFIDHRKQIIVRRTRFDLKKAEARAHILEGLKTALDNLDAVVGMIRQSSSPVEAKSRLMAAFSLTDIQAQAILDMRLQRLTGLERDKIVEEYETVLKDIARFREILGSERLVLDIIQEELREIKAEFGDGRRTEIVEAAPDISIEDMIAEEDMVVTISNSGYIKRNPLSLYQSQRRGGRGKTAMGTKEEDFVEHLFVASTHHFLLFFTNRGKVYWIKVYDLPLSGRQSRGKAIVNLLDFEEGENLTTVLAVPAFEPGHHVLMATKNGVIKKTDLMAFSRPRAGGIIAVDLMEGDELIAARITDGTRNVFLGSAMGQSIRFLESEVRPTGRTARGVRGMSLAPGDRIVSMEVLSHGQTLFTATENGFGKRTLIDEYPIQKRGGKGVITIKTTERNGLVVAIHLVAEDDEVMLITDRGKIIRIPVNGISVISRNTQGVTLMGMEPDERIVSTARLAEKEVVE
- a CDS encoding NAD(P)-dependent glycerol-3-phosphate dehydrogenase, whose amino-acid sequence is MKPTSDSGSLRIAVIGAGSWGTALANLLAGKGYQVQQWVFEAEVRDQILNHRENQVFLPGVTLSENLTPSNDLGAVVAGKDLLLVVVPSHVMRAVSQDMAAAISGTPVVVSASKGIENVTHLTMSGILRETLPMIPQSHLAVLSGPSFAREVARNVPTAVTLAASDDGDARLVQAAFATPSFRVYTSQDLIGVELGGAVKNVIAIAAGIIDGLGLGLNTRAALITRGLTEIRRLGLRLGANPRTFTGLAGVGDLLLTCTGDLSRNHTVGKKIGEGMKLSQILGEMRMVAEGVKTAKSVYNLSRKLGVEMPISHEIYHILYDDESPRKALQNLMTRDLKHELDDF
- the radC gene encoding DNA repair protein RadC; this translates as MGTISATPQKADGHRQRLRERFLAAGLAGFHDYEVIELLLTLATPRRDCKTSAKAALARFKTLQGVLEASPAELTQVAGIGPRNALGIRLVKAVAERYLESKVLKGDPLSNSRALFDYLYGSLRDRTRECFKVLYLDVRNRVLASEDLFEGTLTASSVYPREVVRAALTHHAAALIFAHNHPSGDPAPSTQDVALTRQLVFACRVMGITVHEHIIVGNNRYFSFADSGQIARMNREFEDRHP
- a CDS encoding N-acetyltransferase; the protein is MIRKAKISDIKAIHGLLQEYGRQGKLLARPLSELYDHVRDFYVWEAPESGLVLGCCALQFCWEDLAEIRSLAVRAEHVGRHIGHQLTATAIAEARAYNIRKVFTLTYEPGFFRKFGFTVIDRAELPLKIWSGCITCVKFPDCDETAMMKVL
- a CDS encoding TVP38/TMEM64 family protein, whose translation is MPVKRFLSRKYLLPMLLLGIVAAAAAWYLAGPIWELLGAGVRFLADRAAVEAYIASFGLWAPLIFMALQVLQVIFAPVPGEATGFIGGYLFGTGLGFLYSSLALTAGSGINFAIGRFLGRRYVRKLIPAERLAQFDTLLKRQGLIVVFCLFVLPGFPKDYLCLFLGLSTLPWKVFLILAAIGRMPGTLLLSLQGAAIYERMYGVFGLVLVGSLLAGLLAYRFREAIYRWVERMNTH
- a CDS encoding AI-2E family transporter, yielding MDNSRLRYTILAFFLVLFVVSILLLGWLMRPFLSIIILAAVVSSAFHPLYELLIRPWGIPPRLASLFTCGVIFFILFLPIIFLVGVLASEANDLYHKALGAVLGGEIRQLLEGSRMLEQINAFLAPFHFQVTGETLNAALTELGKEVGLFLYKQANAIAANTLSFLFNFFMMLLVSFFLLIDGERLVAFIEDLSPLPQRQDHMLVQKFRDMAGAILIGNGICGLIQGVLGGALFALCGLSSPILWGVIMAILAFLPIVGIGVVLVPTSVFLLMKGRIAAGIFFLVFYVVVSCGIEYFFKPKLVGSRVRMHTLLVFLAILGGMKLFGILGIIYGPLVVTAFLTLTEIYRVNYQALIAPSGKEP
- a CDS encoding PBP1A family penicillin-binding protein, which produces MFKLPFSKTGLIAVLGAILALGCGALFGALLALTRDLPQIRSLEGFSPSAVTRIYSADGLPLAELFQENRDPVALSDIPADLISALLTTEDRNFYHHSGVDPKGVLRAAARNIRAGAFVEGASTISQQIAKTLFLTPKKTLVRKLREAILAFQLERRYTKDEILTLYLNQIYLGSGAYGVAAAARRYFDKPVTDLNLAECALIAGLPKAPSRYSPLVNPDLALARRNLVLRQMRDNGAISAERYHLALSSPLATSPASRRETPVAPYFIETVKAELEAAVGPARLYREGLRVVTTLSSRLQAAAESTLGRGLETLNGSQSQVHGVPPVEGALICLDIHTGGILALVGGADFSRSPFNRATAARRQPGSAFKPLLFACAIEQGFTQASPLLDAPVVFRGADQGRDWAPANFSPGFEGEIPLRKALALSKNIPAVRLLEKVGPQAVVRFAHRLGIESPLQPNLSLALGASEVTLAELTAAYAVFARQGNHIRPFVLAEVQDRVGRVIWRARPQKSAAMSREDAAITTDLLTAVIREGTGRGAEVPGHPLAGKTGTTDEYRDALFVGFSPEIAAGVWVGRDDRRPIGPEASGARSALPIWTDFMRTALAGRPTAGFDVPPSLTRVLMDPASGRAAGPPPSPAVGALFKKGTTPRP